In Haloarcula halophila, a single window of DNA contains:
- a CDS encoding C-terminal binding protein, whose protein sequence is MTATVVLCDSKTVDPTDQSDILEAADATIEILEEKTEAAVSSAVRDAEAIIVDAQTPVTAAVLNNTASLQVVGRAGIGVDNIDLDAAVANDITVVNVPTYSLEEVSTHALSLLLACVRAVPQYDRAVKAGTWDWQQGQPLHRMTDRTLGLVGFGNIPRRLASKLRTFGVEVIATDPHVSEARMRDYGVEKVAFETLLDRVEYCSIHVPLYKATRHLFSTAEFVRLSEECIVVNTSRGGVIDQAALVEALSTGEIARAGLDVLESEPPAADSPLLNRDDVVLTPHAGWYSEESQTDLSKGVAEGVAAVLRGEQPDNAVTPDTVWS, encoded by the coding sequence ATGACTGCAACCGTTGTACTCTGTGATTCCAAAACAGTTGATCCGACAGACCAATCCGACATACTGGAGGCTGCTGACGCGACGATAGAGATCCTTGAAGAGAAGACCGAAGCCGCCGTCAGCAGCGCTGTCCGGGATGCAGAGGCGATCATTGTCGACGCACAGACCCCAGTCACGGCAGCGGTACTGAATAATACGGCATCGTTACAAGTCGTTGGGCGGGCCGGCATCGGCGTTGACAATATCGACCTCGATGCGGCAGTCGCCAATGACATCACCGTGGTGAATGTGCCTACGTACTCCCTCGAAGAGGTCTCAACCCATGCCTTGTCGCTTCTGTTGGCATGTGTCCGTGCAGTCCCACAGTACGATCGGGCGGTGAAAGCTGGCACATGGGACTGGCAGCAGGGACAGCCGTTACATCGAATGACAGACCGGACGCTGGGGCTAGTCGGATTCGGCAACATCCCACGCCGACTCGCGTCGAAGCTCCGGACTTTCGGGGTCGAGGTGATAGCGACCGATCCCCACGTTTCCGAGGCCCGGATGCGTGACTATGGTGTCGAAAAGGTGGCGTTCGAGACACTACTCGACCGGGTAGAGTATTGCTCAATTCACGTTCCACTGTACAAGGCGACTCGTCATCTGTTTTCGACGGCGGAGTTTGTACGTCTCTCCGAGGAGTGTATCGTGGTGAATACGTCCCGCGGTGGAGTCATCGACCAAGCTGCACTCGTCGAGGCCCTCTCTACTGGGGAAATCGCGCGTGCTGGCCTCGACGTGCTCGAATCCGAACCGCCAGCCGCCGACAGCCCACTGCTCAACCGTGACGATGTCGTGCTCACGCCCCACGCTGGATGGTACTCCGAAGAGAGCCAGACGGACCTCTCGAAAGGCGTTGCCGAGGGCGTTGCTGCAGTACTACGAGGTGAGCAACCCGACAACGCTGTCACCCCAGACACGGTGTGGAGCTGA
- a CDS encoding NosD domain-containing protein produces the protein MRSTLSPWQIVTVVGLVVAPIVFGAAFAADLGSERPDPVPFDRTVQRGITMADEQRALSRDISVPRAEVFYSQYRYVVGYVGLDRTVAALTEPGHEQQFGYPLAVYVSDYSGAGATCGERGTLRTDGPTGWTAAIEAHYVVNGSTRAPSGPVVVPFGTHADAAAFADRCGGRVIDWSILRNHSFGVEGPLAVREQVTDRRSTTNETVQTARTLDTRPVSVVVGEDAPTVQAAVDAAPPNTTVVVPNGSYHERVTVDDPITLRGRNATLDGGGNGTVVRVTADRVGLTGLSVTGVGNQTVGNTSTAEDSAWDATVTAAYGNSDAAVAARNASALSVSNVTVETRSSGFVLRRTPDAVVENVTVNGTDNWQDGFMGVVGMHSDVVVQDSTFRGGRDGIYLHRADGTVVRDNTFRDGRFGVHLMYTSSALVADNTAREQKYAGIVVMTNPEGNAVVGNDVRDAGSGILMAGSRSYVGHNVVANTTRGLSANAGRSLYEDNVVYGSDIGITAATVLPSNTVTENDFVANDKHAVSGPGPLRWYTDDGRGNYWSGAYDLSVDGGPTLTRPYSPTDTVDRRLHHTDSAVVLRSAPSVRALRALRGTTPGFRRGSIVDTHPLSAPAHPETVAMVRNETTTDVSP, from the coding sequence ATGCGCTCGACGCTGTCGCCGTGGCAGATAGTCACTGTAGTCGGTCTCGTCGTCGCCCCCATCGTATTCGGTGCCGCGTTCGCGGCCGACCTCGGCAGCGAGCGGCCCGATCCCGTTCCGTTCGACCGGACCGTCCAGCGTGGCATCACGATGGCCGACGAACAGCGTGCGCTCAGTCGTGATATCAGCGTTCCACGAGCGGAGGTGTTCTATTCGCAGTACCGCTACGTGGTCGGGTACGTCGGCCTCGACCGGACGGTCGCGGCGCTGACCGAACCGGGTCACGAACAACAGTTCGGCTACCCGCTCGCGGTGTACGTCTCCGACTACAGTGGCGCCGGTGCGACCTGTGGCGAGCGCGGTACGTTGCGGACCGACGGGCCGACAGGATGGACCGCAGCGATCGAGGCTCATTACGTCGTCAACGGGAGCACGCGGGCTCCCTCGGGACCCGTGGTGGTGCCGTTCGGGACCCACGCCGACGCCGCGGCGTTCGCAGACCGCTGTGGCGGCCGGGTCATCGACTGGTCGATACTCCGCAACCACTCGTTCGGGGTGGAGGGTCCCCTCGCCGTTCGAGAACAGGTCACGGACCGGCGATCGACGACCAACGAGACCGTCCAGACGGCCCGCACTCTCGACACGCGGCCGGTGTCGGTCGTCGTCGGTGAGGACGCACCCACGGTACAGGCCGCCGTCGACGCCGCGCCGCCCAACACCACCGTCGTCGTCCCGAACGGTAGCTACCACGAGCGGGTGACCGTCGACGACCCGATAACGCTGCGTGGGCGGAACGCGACACTCGACGGCGGCGGCAACGGCACGGTCGTCAGGGTGACCGCCGACCGGGTCGGGCTCACCGGCCTCTCGGTCACCGGCGTCGGCAACCAGACAGTCGGGAACACGTCGACGGCGGAGGACTCCGCATGGGACGCGACCGTGACGGCGGCCTACGGGAACAGCGACGCCGCCGTGGCCGCGCGAAACGCCTCGGCGCTGTCCGTTTCGAACGTCACCGTCGAGACACGGTCGAGCGGGTTCGTTCTCAGGCGGACGCCGGACGCCGTCGTCGAGAACGTTACCGTCAACGGGACCGACAACTGGCAAGACGGCTTCATGGGCGTCGTCGGGATGCACAGCGATGTCGTCGTCCAAGACAGTACGTTCCGCGGCGGGCGGGATGGCATCTATCTCCACCGCGCCGACGGGACCGTCGTCCGCGACAACACCTTCCGGGACGGCCGCTTCGGCGTCCACCTGATGTACACCTCGTCGGCGCTCGTCGCGGACAACACCGCCCGCGAGCAGAAGTACGCGGGTATCGTCGTCATGACCAACCCCGAAGGCAACGCAGTCGTCGGCAACGACGTTCGGGACGCCGGCAGCGGCATCTTGATGGCCGGGAGTCGGAGCTACGTCGGCCACAACGTCGTCGCCAATACGACACGCGGGCTGTCGGCGAACGCCGGCCGCTCCCTGTACGAAGACAACGTCGTCTACGGGAGCGACATCGGCATCACCGCTGCCACGGTCCTGCCGTCGAACACCGTCACCGAGAACGACTTCGTGGCGAACGACAAGCATGCCGTCTCCGGTCCCGGACCGTTGCGGTGGTACACCGACGACGGCCGAGGGAACTACTGGAGCGGCGCCTACGATCTCTCGGTGGACGGTGGGCCGACGCTGACCCGACCGTACTCACCGACCGACACCGTGGACAGACGACTCCACCACACTGACTCGGCGGTCGTCCTCCGTTCGGCACCCAGCGTCCGCGCGCTCCGAGCCTTACGCGGGACGACACCCGGCTTCCGCCGCGGGAGTATCGTCGACACTCACCCGCTGTCAGCGCCTGCCCACCCCGAGACTGTCGCTATGGTACGGAACGAAACCACGACGGATGTATCGCCATGA
- a CDS encoding ABC transporter ATP-binding protein produces MTPPPLSTDELTKSYGDVTALDSVSLDIPASAVTGFIGPNGSGKTTLLELLLGVERPTLGTVEYNGPEAVRRFGYLPQQPTFRPGFTVAETAAFYADLVDDDPDRLLDAVGLAAVTERPVTGLSGGMRRLLGIAQALAGDPPVVVLDEPASGLDPAMSERIFEIIDSIAAEGRTVVVSSHDLPLVERTADHLVVLESGEVRAAGSPASLRERTGGPLHETFASLLAGETTVVTGRSDA; encoded by the coding sequence ATGACTCCCCCACCACTCTCGACAGACGAACTGACGAAGTCGTACGGCGACGTGACCGCACTCGACTCGGTCTCACTCGACATCCCAGCGTCCGCGGTGACCGGGTTCATCGGCCCGAACGGGTCCGGAAAGACGACGCTCCTAGAACTCCTGCTCGGCGTCGAGCGGCCGACGCTGGGGACCGTCGAGTACAATGGCCCCGAGGCTGTCCGACGCTTCGGCTACCTTCCCCAGCAACCGACGTTCCGGCCGGGGTTCACCGTCGCCGAAACGGCCGCGTTTTACGCCGATCTCGTCGACGACGACCCCGACCGACTGTTGGACGCAGTCGGTCTGGCGGCCGTGACCGAACGCCCGGTGACAGGCCTCTCGGGCGGGATGCGGCGGCTACTGGGTATCGCACAGGCGCTGGCCGGTGACCCGCCGGTGGTGGTACTCGACGAACCAGCCAGCGGGCTTGACCCGGCGATGAGCGAACGGATTTTCGAGATCATCGACTCTATCGCCGCCGAGGGCCGGACCGTCGTGGTGAGTTCCCACGACCTCCCGCTCGTCGAGCGAACAGCCGACCATCTCGTCGTCCTCGAATCGGGGGAGGTGCGTGCGGCCGGCAGTCCGGCGTCGCTCCGGGAAAGAACCGGTGGCCCCCTACACGAGACGTTCGCGTCACTGCTGGCGGGTGAGACGACCGTCGTTACGGGACGGAGTGACGCATGA
- a CDS encoding ABC transporter permease produces MTTAERVWRVFAREVQAAVRTRSFLALALVTTIAVFGVATAGGPAGGYVPTVVDVLVVVEILVPTVAFAVGYRAMADPIARGELDVMETYPLPTWGYVGGTYAGRAVVLSAVVGVPLAALGVYVATTAGPETTVFASHRGIDSPLLYLRFLALTLLYGFVSLSLVVLLSVLAGSRSRALVLALAGLLVLTVGGDVAVFAALDGSVLPSESLGGVLAVTPAGAYRGLVFDQVLYVAVPTRSSFVPGWLATGALVGWWAATLAGAAAVAHLR; encoded by the coding sequence ATGACGACGGCCGAACGTGTCTGGCGCGTCTTCGCCCGAGAGGTGCAGGCGGCAGTCCGAACACGGAGTTTCCTCGCGCTGGCGCTGGTGACGACGATAGCCGTCTTCGGCGTCGCCACCGCCGGCGGCCCGGCGGGCGGCTACGTCCCGACCGTCGTCGACGTGCTCGTCGTCGTCGAGATACTCGTCCCGACCGTGGCCTTCGCAGTCGGCTACCGCGCGATGGCCGACCCGATCGCCCGGGGTGAACTCGACGTGATGGAGACCTACCCGTTGCCGACGTGGGGGTACGTCGGTGGCACGTACGCGGGCCGTGCCGTAGTATTGTCGGCCGTCGTCGGTGTCCCCCTCGCAGCACTCGGCGTGTACGTCGCGACGACGGCGGGTCCCGAGACGACGGTGTTCGCGAGTCATCGCGGCATCGACTCGCCCCTGTTGTACCTGCGGTTTCTCGCGCTAACGCTGCTGTACGGGTTCGTCTCGCTCTCACTGGTGGTCTTGCTGTCGGTGCTAGCCGGTTCCCGCAGCCGCGCCCTGGTTCTCGCACTGGCTGGCCTGCTCGTGCTGACCGTGGGCGGGGACGTAGCGGTGTTTGCGGCACTGGACGGGAGTGTCCTGCCGAGCGAGTCACTCGGCGGGGTCCTCGCAGTCACACCGGCCGGTGCCTACCGCGGGCTGGTCTTCGACCAGGTGTTGTACGTGGCCGTCCCGACCCGGTCGTCGTTCGTCCCGGGGTGGCTCGCGACCGGTGCGCTGGTTGGCTGGTGGGCGGCGACGCTAGCTGGCGCAGCGGCGGTCGCCCACCTGCGGTGA
- a CDS encoding winged helix-turn-helix transcriptional regulator: protein MPTVRERVNEHVEANPGVHFTAVREDLNIATGQAQYHLRKLERAGDIVAEEIQGRTHYYDRSYDPWERRVLAFVRRETARALLAHLIDDGPLGAAELADRLDLSRSTVAWHVSSLNDTGIVEKSYGENGRVVVELARPDETRRLLDDVTPSLADRLVDRFTRLVDESLADSR from the coding sequence ATGCCCACGGTCAGAGAGCGAGTGAACGAGCACGTCGAAGCCAACCCAGGGGTCCACTTCACCGCGGTCAGGGAAGACCTGAATATCGCCACGGGACAGGCCCAGTACCACCTCAGAAAGCTGGAACGGGCCGGCGATATCGTCGCCGAGGAGATCCAGGGCCGGACACACTACTACGACCGGTCATACGACCCGTGGGAGCGTCGCGTCCTCGCGTTCGTCCGGCGGGAGACGGCGCGGGCACTACTGGCCCACCTCATCGACGATGGACCGCTCGGAGCGGCCGAGTTGGCCGACCGACTCGACCTCAGCCGGAGTACTGTCGCGTGGCACGTCTCCTCGCTGAACGACACCGGCATCGTCGAGAAGTCGTACGGTGAGAACGGCCGTGTCGTCGTCGAACTGGCTCGGCCGGACGAGACGCGCCGGCTGCTTGATGACGTGACGCCATCGCTCGCAGACCGCCTCGTCGACCGGTTCACGCGCCTCGTCGACGAGAGTCTGGCCGATTCCAGGTGA
- a CDS encoding nitrous oxide reductase accessory protein NosL, with protein sequence MTERKRGPTRRDLLTGTAAMLTLAGCQSGGETAAPVTIATDENCDQCGMVISEHPGPVGETYYRNNTPTGHDEPARFCSTSCTYRHRFAKEQEGWTPATTFLTDYSAVDYEVRTDGGATVLTHHLDASAFTVSAELTVVANSDVESAMGTAIVPFGDEGDAESFTEEYGGQTLPAEAIQRELVSRG encoded by the coding sequence ATGACCGAACGGAAACGCGGCCCGACACGACGAGACCTGCTCACCGGGACAGCGGCGATGCTGACACTCGCCGGCTGTCAAAGCGGTGGAGAAACAGCTGCGCCGGTCACCATCGCAACGGACGAGAACTGCGACCAGTGTGGCATGGTCATCTCCGAACATCCCGGGCCGGTCGGGGAGACGTACTATCGGAACAACACTCCCACCGGACACGACGAACCGGCCCGGTTCTGCAGCACGAGCTGCACCTATCGTCACCGGTTCGCCAAAGAACAGGAGGGATGGACGCCGGCGACGACGTTTCTCACCGACTACAGCGCCGTCGACTACGAGGTCCGGACCGACGGGGGTGCCACCGTGCTGACACACCATCTGGACGCGTCAGCGTTCACCGTGTCGGCGGAGCTCACTGTCGTCGCCAACAGCGATGTGGAAAGTGCGATGGGGACTGCCATCGTCCCGTTCGGGGACGAGGGTGACGCCGAGTCGTTCACCGAGGAGTACGGGGGCCAGACCCTCCCCGCAGAAGCCATCCAGCGCGAACTAGTCAGTCGCGGGTAG
- a CDS encoding DUF7471 family protein — MLQLTGEWLGRGEATVLLVLIGLATLGTVALFLVATAGTLRRRNRTYLLLTVAIGLLVVRSVVGLGTVFGAVPMPIHHLAGHGVDLSIALLVLAAIFAVDRPEAPE; from the coding sequence ATGCTCCAACTAACCGGCGAGTGGCTGGGACGGGGCGAAGCCACGGTCCTGCTGGTACTCATCGGACTCGCGACACTGGGCACAGTAGCGTTGTTTCTCGTCGCCACCGCCGGGACGCTCCGCCGTCGGAACCGGACGTACCTGCTGTTGACGGTCGCTATCGGGCTGCTCGTCGTCCGGTCTGTCGTGGGTCTCGGAACCGTGTTCGGTGCCGTCCCAATGCCGATTCACCACCTCGCCGGTCACGGTGTCGACCTCTCGATCGCGCTGTTGGTGCTAGCGGCTATCTTCGCCGTCGACAGGCCAGAGGCCCCGGAGTGA
- a CDS encoding response regulator, translating to MNELPDTIQVLHVDDEPDFADMTATFLEREDERFVIETATSASAGAAQLEQNRFDCVISDYDMPSQNGIEFLKSVREQYPELPFILFTGKGSEEVASDAISAGVTDYLQKEGGTDQYTVLANRITNAVEHQRTREHVERSEQRLREIVDSLPHLLYVLDENGNYLLVNEALAAFHDSTVEDIEGSNIAEVLDGSAAAQFQQFIGETLETGTTKRAPEVEVSDPDGETHVFEPRLQPYEFGDVDDRAVLGIAADVTERKTYERRLATLNETTPELMAAETRTEVAEIGVEAAADVLGLEANGIHLYDEQSGLVPVAQTDAGHDLVGDPPTFTGEDSIAWRVYEQGEPLAIEDVHDHPDIHNPNSPVRSELILPLGEAGVLIASSPTAATFDDEDSVLVEILASNITAALEQVERTAEIRAREAELERQNERLEEFASVVSHDLRNPLQVAQGRLELLKEDCETEQVAPIERALDRMDVLIEDILTLAREGVRVNEMEDVALGEVCDACWQHVETGEATLEITTDKTIQADRSRLQQLIENLVRNAVEHGGDATTVTVGDLDSGFYIADDGRGIPADERESVFDAGYSTADDGTGFGLSIVKQVADAHGWTIRLTESETGGARFEITGTEQA from the coding sequence ATGAACGAGCTTCCAGACACCATTCAGGTTCTTCACGTCGACGACGAACCTGATTTCGCTGATATGACTGCTACCTTTCTTGAACGCGAGGACGAGAGGTTCGTTATCGAGACAGCCACCAGTGCGAGCGCTGGAGCAGCGCAACTCGAACAGAATCGGTTCGACTGTGTGATCTCGGACTACGATATGCCCAGCCAGAACGGGATTGAGTTCCTCAAGTCTGTCCGGGAGCAGTATCCCGAGTTGCCGTTCATCCTCTTCACTGGGAAGGGTTCGGAGGAAGTGGCTAGCGATGCGATCTCTGCTGGCGTGACCGACTACCTCCAGAAGGAAGGCGGTACTGACCAGTATACGGTACTCGCGAACCGTATCACGAACGCCGTCGAACACCAGCGGACACGGGAACACGTCGAGCGAAGCGAGCAGCGGTTGCGTGAGATCGTCGATTCGCTCCCTCATCTGCTCTACGTACTCGACGAGAACGGGAACTACCTTCTCGTGAACGAAGCGCTCGCGGCCTTTCACGACTCCACTGTCGAGGATATCGAAGGGTCGAATATCGCGGAGGTGCTCGATGGGTCCGCCGCCGCGCAGTTCCAGCAATTTATCGGCGAAACACTCGAAACGGGGACGACAAAGCGGGCTCCGGAGGTCGAAGTTTCCGATCCGGACGGTGAGACACACGTCTTCGAACCGCGATTACAACCGTACGAGTTCGGCGATGTCGACGATCGCGCTGTCCTCGGTATCGCAGCGGACGTCACCGAGCGCAAGACATACGAGAGGCGTCTCGCAACCCTCAACGAAACGACGCCGGAGTTGATGGCCGCAGAGACGCGGACGGAAGTCGCCGAGATCGGGGTCGAGGCCGCCGCCGACGTGCTGGGGTTGGAGGCGAACGGGATTCATCTATACGATGAGCAGAGCGGGCTTGTCCCGGTCGCGCAAACCGACGCTGGACACGATCTCGTCGGCGATCCGCCGACGTTCACGGGCGAGGACAGCATCGCGTGGCGCGTCTACGAACAGGGCGAACCACTCGCGATCGAGGACGTCCACGACCACCCGGACATACACAATCCGAACTCCCCAGTACGGAGTGAACTCATCCTCCCACTCGGCGAGGCGGGAGTTTTGATCGCCAGCTCACCGACGGCAGCAACCTTCGACGACGAGGATAGCGTCCTCGTGGAGATCTTGGCCAGCAACATCACAGCGGCGCTCGAACAGGTCGAGCGGACTGCAGAGATACGCGCTCGCGAGGCGGAACTGGAACGTCAGAACGAACGCCTTGAGGAGTTCGCCAGCGTCGTCTCCCACGATCTGCGGAATCCACTGCAGGTGGCCCAGGGACGACTGGAACTCCTGAAAGAAGACTGTGAAACCGAACAAGTAGCCCCCATCGAGCGAGCGCTTGACCGAATGGATGTGTTGATCGAGGATATCCTGACGTTGGCTCGCGAGGGCGTCAGAGTGAACGAAATGGAAGACGTTGCCCTCGGAGAAGTCTGCGACGCGTGCTGGCAACACGTCGAAACGGGCGAGGCAACACTCGAAATCACGACCGACAAAACGATCCAAGCCGACCGAAGCCGTCTCCAGCAACTGATAGAGAACCTCGTTCGGAACGCTGTCGAACACGGGGGTGATGCTACCACAGTGACAGTGGGGGACCTCGACAGTGGGTTCTACATTGCAGATGACGGGCGGGGAATTCCAGCCGACGAGCGCGAGTCGGTGTTCGATGCGGGATACTCAACGGCAGACGACGGGACGGGCTTCGGTCTGAGCATCGTCAAGCAGGTCGCTGACGCCCATGGGTGGACTATCAGGCTCACAGAAAGCGAGACCGGTGGAGCACGCTTCGAGATCACTGGAACCGAACAGGCCTGA
- a CDS encoding histidine kinase N-terminal 7TM domain-containing protein, which produces MPVNRAFFGLNLASALTCVAILAMYLSPSVPVAFASHVIYTGFIQGIAVLFVLFVVVYTGNRAWLTSRRVALLGGEPIAFTLLLATNPFHRVVLHDVNTTQFEGLTTIQIQPTVVSDLQILYVLFLTVAGYALLVRFYSQTRSFYRKQTGLILLGGLLIPIGGFLYHGGVTPINLTPFALVVNSGIIWIALFRYDFLDVTPLAADLLIEEMDDAVLVTGPEEKIYDANGAAERLFARDQTPSAVNADSERSLTGRSLTDVSPSLAAAIDDEEPFVYTTSENDSVTLDPNVTSIEDQFGIRRGLLIVLRDVTEQVRREAELERQNERLEEFAGVVSHDLRNPLAVADGSVALARQEDDTAHLDKAADAIDRMDALVTDLLALARQGQSVDDVEQVTLASVVDDAWQNVDDHEKATLVNNAEGVLKADTQRLQQLFENLFRNAVEHGGSGVTITVGREDDELYVEDDGPGIPATERDRVFEYGHTSSSSGTGFGLAIVQTIAQAHGWSVRLTESQNGGARFVFGDLTGATPHRQQADSA; this is translated from the coding sequence ATGCCCGTCAATCGTGCGTTTTTCGGTCTCAATCTCGCGAGTGCACTGACCTGTGTCGCGATACTCGCGATGTATCTCAGCCCCAGCGTTCCGGTCGCCTTCGCGAGCCACGTGATCTATACAGGCTTTATACAGGGAATCGCCGTGCTCTTCGTCCTATTCGTAGTCGTGTATACGGGAAACCGGGCCTGGCTCACGTCCCGGCGGGTCGCACTCCTCGGGGGAGAGCCAATCGCCTTTACACTTCTATTGGCCACGAACCCGTTTCACAGGGTAGTACTGCACGACGTCAACACTACCCAGTTCGAGGGGCTGACAACGATTCAAATTCAGCCGACAGTGGTCTCGGACCTCCAGATCCTCTACGTCCTATTCTTGACGGTGGCTGGGTACGCTCTACTGGTACGCTTCTATTCTCAGACCCGGAGCTTCTATCGGAAGCAGACTGGCCTGATCTTACTCGGTGGTCTCCTCATTCCGATCGGCGGGTTCCTGTATCACGGTGGAGTTACGCCGATCAACTTGACTCCCTTCGCGCTCGTGGTCAACAGTGGCATTATCTGGATCGCACTGTTTCGGTACGATTTCCTCGATGTGACTCCTCTCGCAGCTGATCTACTGATCGAAGAGATGGACGACGCTGTCCTCGTGACCGGCCCGGAGGAGAAAATTTACGACGCAAACGGCGCGGCCGAGCGGCTGTTTGCCCGGGACCAGACTCCGTCTGCGGTGAACGCGGACTCTGAGCGGAGTCTGACTGGACGGTCACTGACGGACGTTTCGCCGTCGCTCGCAGCGGCGATAGATGACGAGGAACCCTTCGTTTACACGACCAGCGAGAACGATTCGGTGACATTGGACCCGAACGTGACATCGATAGAGGACCAGTTCGGCATCCGTCGGGGACTGCTGATCGTCCTGCGTGACGTGACCGAACAAGTACGCCGAGAGGCAGAGCTAGAGCGTCAGAACGAACGCCTTGAGGAGTTTGCAGGTGTTGTCAGCCACGACTTGCGGAACCCGTTGGCTGTCGCGGACGGATCCGTTGCTCTGGCCCGTCAGGAGGACGACACGGCCCACCTCGACAAAGCGGCCGACGCGATCGATCGGATGGACGCACTCGTCACGGATCTTCTGGCGTTGGCCCGTCAGGGACAATCGGTAGACGATGTCGAACAGGTGACGTTAGCCTCGGTCGTCGACGATGCGTGGCAGAACGTCGATGACCACGAGAAAGCCACGCTGGTCAATAATGCCGAAGGGGTCCTCAAGGCGGATACCCAGCGTCTTCAACAACTGTTCGAGAACCTCTTCCGAAATGCGGTCGAACATGGCGGGTCGGGGGTGACGATCACCGTTGGTCGCGAGGATGACGAGTTATATGTGGAAGACGACGGTCCGGGCATCCCAGCTACGGAACGTGACCGTGTCTTCGAGTACGGGCACACCTCGTCGTCTTCGGGGACCGGATTCGGCTTGGCGATCGTCCAGACGATCGCTCAGGCACATGGCTGGTCTGTCCGTCTCACTGAGAGTCAGAACGGCGGTGCGCGTTTCGTTTTCGGCGATCTCACCGGAGCGACTCCTCACAGACAACAGGCCGACTCGGCGTGA
- a CDS encoding winged helix-turn-helix transcriptional regulator: MTSFRSSADGRPLEADWHTEPFPPGDRPVLPDSHVRIVRYRRRSVRGRNCRIVPSPQTTGSPVAVSYSLTPKGEELHSAFDEIHEWGEKWITAES; the protein is encoded by the coding sequence ATGACATCCTTCCGGAGTTCAGCGGATGGCCGACCGCTCGAAGCGGACTGGCATACCGAACCATTCCCGCCGGGAGACCGCCCAGTGTTGCCAGATTCGCACGTTCGGATCGTTCGATACCGGCGACGTAGTGTCCGTGGACGGAACTGTCGGATCGTACCGTCACCACAGACGACGGGAAGTCCTGTCGCAGTGTCGTACTCCCTGACGCCGAAAGGGGAAGAACTCCACTCGGCGTTCGATGAGATCCACGAGTGGGGAGAAAAGTGGATCACTGCTGAAAGCTGA